From Odontesthes bonariensis isolate fOdoBon6 chromosome 21, fOdoBon6.hap1, whole genome shotgun sequence, a single genomic window includes:
- the tnrc6c1 gene encoding trinucleotide repeat-containing gene 6C protein isoform X1 yields MEDKKKKKQEEKKKKEAAQKKATEQITKVPDSANLDPTPPFPPANPGAIPSVPPSSGNGKRVPSGGQPQTAQQPQTPLQQRYPPREVPPRFRQQEHKQLLKRGQPLPSGTLPLITTGHPATSEPAAATVAINSSPSCSSSSTASLPTGQPRHSVELPLQSGQGAQYENSLWGHLPANRSATTAASTTSLSGWDQLIIDQKDTQAWPSITLSQSQAPPGGCLLDIDPGHLTSSSSSTSSSCSTVSMATGANSQTGHFPANHLSSKANSGSSPSNHTGTSILSSQVATNRSWGSGPGPSHCPPQSSVGSEGKGDSLVGGGGSRGWGSSSSSSSTFNLNLNPNANPSAWPMLGHDGGGTGGGSSGGANTISPPQPTPNLCNLPGPPTAQTSTCSGANTNSKPSGIGSAWGTIMTSDASEPHTTPSTNVSFSSEPHNLKTDGPNHTNKQEPPSPIRNLPGWGSAPVGVGSMGQPQSGGSQVNGEDGNSVWGNSGNSKPTSSKEGSGWDSAWGHAGGGAGNSGGWGEKSSGDWGKQHTEEAKGGWDAPSSPPQDAQASPWNRAVSTAGASEGSSDSIEGHPQQRGHSPRDNPVPLLPAQDLDPRVLCNTGWGQTPVRQHTTWHMDDTKCKNDVGTETWGSGPTTSSDVQGPSNTNTGPTQRTDHSSKNDVPASQGASGWGGSTAATNQSSSGWGEQPNNIKHPVGPSGWGNPPPGVPNTNIPKNGGQSWGEEKSTGWDDSHSKSVSKGWGEQPKKSHTWGNSGASNNAGDWGEPDDSKKSPSNPDWENQRGWGMSASGPGISAAGGSGNWGESAPQRPSGPTQGWGGKPQDGPCSNSGGGAMGSWGSSGPVKQGASRVGSKQEPSSEPTGWEEPSPPSIRRKMEIDDGTSAWGDPVTYNKSVNLWDRNNPGMSQAKVTTGGNNPPGSSNNHPHTHNHPYHGPPAPLQNHSQNTQNTQNTGPASGPMDPTVQHQSGPSHNRGPLIAQGWGEIPSTHTKSDGSWGEPAQSPVSLDNGTSAWGKPTGSSGGWADGNVDNYGRGNPTMAPASCKPAPKPMQDGWGGGGGEELSLSGGQWDAEEGDMWNNTASQESNSSCNSWGNASKKGPQKVKIPGKQEDAWIMNRLIKQLTDMGFPKDPAEEALKSNNMNLDQAMSALLEKKTELDKRGMGIGGHDYNNGLINKPVSCSRPPLLSKDPSADPRLPFMEKMQSGMFGGGGAAQARAMQQPQPPPQPPVPPLSSSQPSLRAQVPQFLSPQVQAQLLQFAAKNIGLNPALLTSPINPQHMTLLNQLYQLQLAYQRLQIQQQMLQAQRNVSGPIRQQEQQVARTINNMQQQIQQHQRQLAQALLMKQQQQQQPPSHSGLHPGGAKSTLDSFPGHPQTQGLPDLQTKEPQSSPNTYSPYALSGLNPNMNVNCMDVGSLSMKEPPQPQSRLSQWTHPNSIESLSGNSSPLESNLGKHGSNLGPPGKPPQMDDSYSPYNLMSSSESPTSPLVPQDSWGQGKSSSDKMANGTNINWPPEFCPGVPWKGLQNIDPENDPNMTPGSVPSGPTINTNIQDVNRYLLRDRSGGSSPTSSQNEALPPSTDWPVSAYTSSFSLSSPEMDDAGKLSEMKSTWSPGPISHSQASLSHELWKVPQGPRSSNTAPSRPPPGLTNTKPSSTWGGNSLGLAQGWSSSYTTAGTTWSTDSSTRTSSWLVLRNLTPQIDGSTLRTLCMQHGPLITFHLNLTQGNAVVRYSSKDEAAKAQKSLHMCVLGNTTILAEFAGEEEVNRFFAQGQSLGGTTSWQATPGTNQTRMGGSGSGASHPIGHSPHWNNNNNSASSGSSSGLGAGGTKSGGELLWGGVQQYSSLWGPPSGEDGRVMGSPTPINTLLPGDLLSGESM; encoded by the exons ATGgaagataagaaaaagaaaaaacaagaagagaagaaaaagaaagaagctgCTCAGAAAAAG gccaCAGAACAGATAACCAAAG TGCCAGACTCTGCCAACCTCGATCCCACCCCTCCTTTTCCCCCCGCCAACCCCGGTGCCATCCCATCTGTACCCCCAAGCAGTGGAAATGGCAAGCGCGTCCCCTCCGGAGGCCAGCCGCAGACAGCACAGCAGCCGCAGACTCCGCTCCAGCAGCGCTACCCGCCCAGAGAGGTGCCCCCACGCTTCCGACAGCAGGAGCACAAGCAGCTGCTGAAGAGGGGCCAGCCTCTGCCCTCCGGTACCCTCCCTCTCATCACGACAGGACATCCCGCTACTAGtgaacctgcagcagcaacagtaGCCATAAACTCCTCTCCatcctgctcctcttcctccacagCCAGCTTGCCCACAGGTCAGCCTAGACACTCTGTTG AACTGCCCCTACAGAGTGGCCAGGGAGCCCAGTATGAAAATTCCCTCTGGGGACACCTGCCAGCCAACAGAAGTGCCACAACTGCTGCATCTACCACCAGTCTCAGTGGCTGGGATCAATTGATCATTGACCAGAAAGACACACAGGCTTGGCCTTCTATTACCCTCAGCCAGAGCCAGGCCCCTCCAGGAGGATGCCTATTGGACATTGACCCTGGTCACCtgaccagcagcagcagtagtaCTAGCAGTAGTTGTAGTACAGTGAGTATGGCCACGGGAGCCAATAGTCAGACAGGCCACTTCCCTGCCAACCACCTTAGCAGCAAAGCCAACAGTGGGTCTAGCCCTTCCAATCATACTGGAACGAGCATCCTCTCTAGTCAGGTTGCCACCAACCGCAGTTGGGGCTCTGGGCCTGGACCCTCCCATTGTCCCCCTCAGTCCTCCGTGGGGAGTGAAGGGAAAGGTGACAGCCTagtgggaggaggagggagcagaGGCTGGGGTTCCTCTTCATCATCCTCCTCAACCTTTAACTTGAACCTAAACCCTAATGCCAACCCCTCTGCCTGGCCCATGTTGGGACATGATGGGGGTGGCACTGGGGGAGGCAGCTCAGGGGGAGCCAACACCATTTCACCTCCTCAACCTACACCCAACCTCTGTAATCTGCCTGGCCCCCCAACAGCCCAGACCAGCACCTGTTCTGGAGCCAACACTAACAGCAAGCCGTCtgggattggcagtgcttgggGTACCATAATGACTTCTGATGCATCAGAGCCCCACACCACCCCGTCCACAAATGTGTCTTTCAGTTCAGAACCTCATAACCTTAAAACTGATGGACCAAATCACACTAATAAGCAGGAACCTCCCAGCCCAATCCGAAACTTGCCTGGCTGGGGTAGTGCACCTGTAGGTGTGGGTTCTATGGGACAGCCTCAGTCAGGAGGTTCACAAGTCAATGGAGAAGATGGTAATTCTGTATGGGGTAACAGTGGCAACTCAAAGCCAACTTCATCAAAGGAGGGATCTGGCTGGGATTCTGCCTGGGGCCATGCAGGAGGTGGAGCAGGGAACTCTGGAGGCTGGGGGGAGAAGTCTAGTGGAGACTGGGGGAAGCAGCACACCGAAGAAGCCAAGGGAGGCTGGGATGCACCCAGCTCTCCCCCCCAGGATGCACAGGCCAGTCCCTGGAACAGAGCTGTAAGCACAGCTGGTGCGAGTGAAGGAAGCAGTGACAGCATAGAAGGACATCCCCAGCAAAGAGGCCATTCACCTAGAGATAATCCAGTTCCTCTACTGCCTGCCCAGGATCTGGACCCCAGGGTGCTGTGCAACACTGGCTGGGGACAGACCCCTGTTCGCCAGCACACCACCTGGCACATGGACGATACTAAATGCAAGAATGATGTAGGCACTGAAACATGGGGCTCTGGCCCAACCACTTCAAGCGATGTGCAGGGGCCCTCAAACACTAATACGGGCCCCACTCAGCGGACTGACCACAGCAGCAAAAACGATGTGCCTGCATCTCAGGGAGCTTCTGGTTGGGGTGGAAGCACAGCTGCTACCAACCAGTCCAGCTCTGGTTGGGGAGAGCAACCCAACAACATTAAGCACCCTGTTGGCCCTAGTGGCTGGGGGAACCCCCCACCAGGAGTTCCCAACACCAACATACCCAAGAATGGTGGTCAGTCCTGGGGAGAGGAGAAATCAACTGGGTGGGATGATTCTCACAGCAAGTCAGTATCCAAGGGCTGGGGAGAACAACCGAAAAAATCCCACACCTGGGGCAACAGTGGAGCGAGCAATAATGCAGGGGACTGGGGAGAACCTGATGATAGCAAGAAGAGTCCCTCTAACCCCGACTGGGAAAACCAACGAGGATGGGGAATGTCTGCTTCAGGACCTGGAATATCtgcagctggaggaagtgggaACTGGGGTGAGTCTGCACCCCAGCGTCCCAGTGGCCCAACTCAAGGTTGGGGTGGCAAGCCTCAGGATGGGCCTTGTAGTAATAGTGGAGGAGGGGCCATGGGCTCCTGGGGTAGCTCAGGCCCAGTGAAGCAGGGTGCAAGCCGGGTTGGTAGTAAGCAGGAGCCCTCATCTGAGCCTACTGGGTGGGAAGAGCCATCTCCTCCTTCAATCCGACGCAAGATGGAGATAGATGATGGGACATCCGCTTGGGGTGACCCTGTTACCTACAATAAGTCAGTCAATTTATGGGATAGGAACAATCCAGGAATGTCCCAAGCTAAAGTTACCACAGGAGGCAATAACCCCCCAGGTTCCAGCAACAACCATCCTCACACTCACAATCACCCTTATCACGGGCCACCTGCACCTTTACAGAACCATAGCCAAAACACCCAAAACACCCAAAACACGGGCCCCGCCAGTGGTCCTATGGATCCTACAGTGCAACACCAGTCTGGGCCATCTCACAACAGGGGTCCCCTGATAGCTCAAG GTTGGGGAGAGATACCCAGCACCCACACAAAATCAGACGGCTCTTGGGGAGAACCTGCACAGTCTCCAGTCAGCCTGGATAATGGCACGTCTGCCTGGGGCAAACCTACAGGGAGCTCTGGAGGATGGGCGGATGGTAACGTGGACAACTATGGCAGGGGCAACCCAACAATGGCACCTGCATCTTGCAAACCTG CCCCTAAACCTATGCAAGACggatggggggggggaggaggCGAAGAGCTCAGCCTGTCGGGTGGTCAGTGGGATGCAGAGGAAGGAGACATGTGGAACAACACTGCGTCCCAGGAGAGCAACTCTTCCTGTAACTCGTGGGGAAATGCGTCCAAAAAAGGCCCGCAGAAG GTGAAGATCCCTGGGAAGCAGGAAGATGCCTGGATCATGAATCGCCTCATCAAACAGCTGACAGACATGGGTTTCCCT AAGGATCCAGCAGAGGAGGCTTTGAAGAGCAACAACATGAACTTGGATCAGGCCATGAGTGCCCTGCTGGAGAAGAAGACCGAGCTGGACAAGCGTGGGATGGGGATAGGCGGCCACGACTACAACAATGGTCTCATCAACAAGCCCGTGAGCTGCTCTCGACCTCCGCTTCTTTCCAAAGATCCCTCAGCAGATCCCCGCCTGCCCTTCATGGAAAAG ATGCAGAGTGGAATGTTTGGCGGTGGTGGAGCAGCACAAGCCCGGGCCATGCAGCAGCCGCAGCCGCCTCCTCAGCCGCCAGTGCCGCCTCTCAGCTCTTCTCAGCCTAGTCTACGTGCTCAAGTGCCTCAGTTTCTCTCCCCTCAG GTTCAAGCACAGCTCTTACAGTTTGCAGCAAAAAATATTGGTCTGAATCCTGCACTTTTAACCTCACCAATAAACCCTCAACATATGACCCTTCTGAATCAACTTTACCAGCTGCAACTG GCATACCAGCGTTTACAAATTCAACAGCAGATGTTGCAGGCACAGCGCAATGTTTCTGGCCCCATTCGACAACAAGAGCAGCAA GTTGCACGTACAATCAATAACATGcagcagcagatccagcagcacCAGCGTCAGCTGGCCCAGGCTCTGCTGAtgaaacagcagcaacagcagcagcccccTTCCCACTCGGGCCTCCATCCTGGTGGAGCCAAATCCACCCTGGATTCATTTCCAGGTCATCCCCAGACTCAAGGCCTCCCTGACCTGCAGACCAAAGAGCCGCAGTCATCACCTAATACCTACAGCCCGTATGCTCTCT CTGGACTGAATCCAAACatgaatgtaaactgcatggATGTTGGAAGTCTGTCAATGAAGGAACCTCCCCAACCCCAGTCGCGTCTGTCACAGTGGACACACCCCAACTCCATCGAAAGTCTCTCTGGAAACTCCTCTCCTCTGGAGTCCAACCTGGGAAAGCATG GCTCCAACCTGGGTCCTCCCGGGAAGCCCCCTCAGATGGACGACTCCTACAGCCCCTACAACCTGATGTCCAGCTCAGAGTCTCCTACCAGCCCCCTCGTCCCTCAAGACAGCTGGGGACAGGGCAAGAGCAGCAGTGACAAGATGGCCAACGGGACCAATATCAACTGGCCACCAG AGTTCTGTCCTGGGGTACCGTGGAAGGGCCTCCAGAATATCGACCCTGAGAATGACCCCAACATGACTCCGGGCAGCGTCCCCAGTGGGCCCACCATCAACACCAACATCCAAGATGTCAACCGCTACCTGCTGCGTGACAGGAGTGGTG GCTCCTCTCCCACTTCATCTCAGAATGAGGCTCTGCCTCcgtccactgattggccagtcAGTGCCTACACTAGCTCGTTCAGTCTTTCGTCCCCGGAGATGGACGATGCAG GTAAACTGTCAGAGATGAAATCTACCTGGTCTCCTGGGCCCATCTCTCACAGCCAGGCTTCTTTGTCCCACGAGCTGTGGAAGGTCCCCCAGGGCCCACGGAGCAGCAACACAGCTCCCTCCCGCCCCCCGCCTGGGCTCACCAACACAAAGCCTTCCTCCACCTGGGGAGGAAACTCTCTGGGCCTGGCCCAGGGCTGGAGCAGCTCTTACACCACAG CAGGCACCACTTGGAGTACAGACAGCTCCACCAGGACGAGCAGTTGGCTGGTTCTGAGGAACCTCACTCCACAG ATTGATGGTTCGACTCTGCGTACGCTGTGCATGCAGCACGGCCCTCTCATCACATTCCACCTCAACCTGACACAGGGAAACGCTGTGGTGCGCTACAGCTCAAAGGATGAAGCTGCCAAAGCTCAGAAGTCCCTGCACAT GTGTGTGCTTGGGAACACCACCATCCTTGCAGAGTTTGCAGGGGAAGAGGAAGTGAACCGCTTCTTTGCACAGGGCCAGTCACTTGGCGGAACAACCAGCTGGCAGGCCACTCCAGGCACCAATCAGACGAGGATGGGCGGGTCTGGGTCCGGAGCCTCTCATCCCATTGGTCACTCACCCCActggaacaacaacaataacagcGCCAGCAGCGGCAGTAGCAGCGGCCTTGGAGCAGGTGGAACGAAAAGTGGAGGGGAGTTGCTTTGGGGCGGCGTTCAGCAGTATTCCAGCCTGTGGGGTCCCCCGAGTGGAGAGGACGGTCGGGTCATGGGGAGCCCCACACCAATCAATACGCTGCTGCCTGGTGACCTGCTGAGTGGAGAGTCAATgtag
- the tnrc6c1 gene encoding trinucleotide repeat-containing gene 6C protein isoform X4 gives MVGRHLSTELPLQSGQGAQYENSLWGHLPANRSATTAASTTSLSGWDQLIIDQKDTQAWPSITLSQSQAPPGGCLLDIDPGHLTSSSSSTSSSCSTVSMATGANSQTGHFPANHLSSKANSGSSPSNHTGTSILSSQVATNRSWGSGPGPSHCPPQSSVGSEGKGDSLVGGGGSRGWGSSSSSSSTFNLNLNPNANPSAWPMLGHDGGGTGGGSSGGANTISPPQPTPNLCNLPGPPTAQTSTCSGANTNSKPSGIGSAWGTIMTSDASEPHTTPSTNVSFSSEPHNLKTDGPNHTNKQEPPSPIRNLPGWGSAPVGVGSMGQPQSGGSQVNGEDGNSVWGNSGNSKPTSSKEGSGWDSAWGHAGGGAGNSGGWGEKSSGDWGKQHTEEAKGGWDAPSSPPQDAQASPWNRAVSTAGASEGSSDSIEGHPQQRGHSPRDNPVPLLPAQDLDPRVLCNTGWGQTPVRQHTTWHMDDTKCKNDVGTETWGSGPTTSSDVQGPSNTNTGPTQRTDHSSKNDVPASQGASGWGGSTAATNQSSSGWGEQPNNIKHPVGPSGWGNPPPGVPNTNIPKNGGQSWGEEKSTGWDDSHSKSVSKGWGEQPKKSHTWGNSGASNNAGDWGEPDDSKKSPSNPDWENQRGWGMSASGPGISAAGGSGNWGESAPQRPSGPTQGWGGKPQDGPCSNSGGGAMGSWGSSGPVKQGASRVGSKQEPSSEPTGWEEPSPPSIRRKMEIDDGTSAWGDPVTYNKSVNLWDRNNPGMSQAKVTTGGNNPPGSSNNHPHTHNHPYHGPPAPLQNHSQNTQNTQNTGPASGPMDPTVQHQSGPSHNRGPLIAQGWGEIPSTHTKSDGSWGEPAQSPVSLDNGTSAWGKPTGSSGGWADGNVDNYGRGNPTMAPASCKPAPKPMQDGWGGGGGEELSLSGGQWDAEEGDMWNNTASQESNSSCNSWGNASKKGPQKVKIPGKQEDAWIMNRLIKQLTDMGFPKDPAEEALKSNNMNLDQAMSALLEKKTELDKRGMGIGGHDYNNGLINKPVSCSRPPLLSKDPSADPRLPFMEKMQSGMFGGGGAAQARAMQQPQPPPQPPVPPLSSSQPSLRAQVPQFLSPQVQAQLLQFAAKNIGLNPALLTSPINPQHMTLLNQLYQLQLAYQRLQIQQQMLQAQRNVSGPIRQQEQQVARTINNMQQQIQQHQRQLAQALLMKQQQQQQPPSHSGLHPGGAKSTLDSFPGHPQTQGLPDLQTKEPQSSPNTYSPYALSGLNPNMNVNCMDVGSLSMKEPPQPQSRLSQWTHPNSIESLSGNSSPLESNLGKHGSNLGPPGKPPQMDDSYSPYNLMSSSESPTSPLVPQDSWGQGKSSSDKMANGTNINWPPEFCPGVPWKGLQNIDPENDPNMTPGSVPSGPTINTNIQDVNRYLLRDRSGGSSPTSSQNEALPPSTDWPVSAYTSSFSLSSPEMDDAGKLSEMKSTWSPGPISHSQASLSHELWKVPQGPRSSNTAPSRPPPGLTNTKPSSTWGGNSLGLAQGWSSSYTTAGTTWSTDSSTRTSSWLVLRNLTPQIDGSTLRTLCMQHGPLITFHLNLTQGNAVVRYSSKDEAAKAQKSLHMCVLGNTTILAEFAGEEEVNRFFAQGQSLGGTTSWQATPGTNQTRMGGSGSGASHPIGHSPHWNNNNNSASSGSSSGLGAGGTKSGGELLWGGVQQYSSLWGPPSGEDGRVMGSPTPINTLLPGDLLSGESM, from the exons ATGGTTGGGAGGCACCTCTCCACAG AACTGCCCCTACAGAGTGGCCAGGGAGCCCAGTATGAAAATTCCCTCTGGGGACACCTGCCAGCCAACAGAAGTGCCACAACTGCTGCATCTACCACCAGTCTCAGTGGCTGGGATCAATTGATCATTGACCAGAAAGACACACAGGCTTGGCCTTCTATTACCCTCAGCCAGAGCCAGGCCCCTCCAGGAGGATGCCTATTGGACATTGACCCTGGTCACCtgaccagcagcagcagtagtaCTAGCAGTAGTTGTAGTACAGTGAGTATGGCCACGGGAGCCAATAGTCAGACAGGCCACTTCCCTGCCAACCACCTTAGCAGCAAAGCCAACAGTGGGTCTAGCCCTTCCAATCATACTGGAACGAGCATCCTCTCTAGTCAGGTTGCCACCAACCGCAGTTGGGGCTCTGGGCCTGGACCCTCCCATTGTCCCCCTCAGTCCTCCGTGGGGAGTGAAGGGAAAGGTGACAGCCTagtgggaggaggagggagcagaGGCTGGGGTTCCTCTTCATCATCCTCCTCAACCTTTAACTTGAACCTAAACCCTAATGCCAACCCCTCTGCCTGGCCCATGTTGGGACATGATGGGGGTGGCACTGGGGGAGGCAGCTCAGGGGGAGCCAACACCATTTCACCTCCTCAACCTACACCCAACCTCTGTAATCTGCCTGGCCCCCCAACAGCCCAGACCAGCACCTGTTCTGGAGCCAACACTAACAGCAAGCCGTCtgggattggcagtgcttgggGTACCATAATGACTTCTGATGCATCAGAGCCCCACACCACCCCGTCCACAAATGTGTCTTTCAGTTCAGAACCTCATAACCTTAAAACTGATGGACCAAATCACACTAATAAGCAGGAACCTCCCAGCCCAATCCGAAACTTGCCTGGCTGGGGTAGTGCACCTGTAGGTGTGGGTTCTATGGGACAGCCTCAGTCAGGAGGTTCACAAGTCAATGGAGAAGATGGTAATTCTGTATGGGGTAACAGTGGCAACTCAAAGCCAACTTCATCAAAGGAGGGATCTGGCTGGGATTCTGCCTGGGGCCATGCAGGAGGTGGAGCAGGGAACTCTGGAGGCTGGGGGGAGAAGTCTAGTGGAGACTGGGGGAAGCAGCACACCGAAGAAGCCAAGGGAGGCTGGGATGCACCCAGCTCTCCCCCCCAGGATGCACAGGCCAGTCCCTGGAACAGAGCTGTAAGCACAGCTGGTGCGAGTGAAGGAAGCAGTGACAGCATAGAAGGACATCCCCAGCAAAGAGGCCATTCACCTAGAGATAATCCAGTTCCTCTACTGCCTGCCCAGGATCTGGACCCCAGGGTGCTGTGCAACACTGGCTGGGGACAGACCCCTGTTCGCCAGCACACCACCTGGCACATGGACGATACTAAATGCAAGAATGATGTAGGCACTGAAACATGGGGCTCTGGCCCAACCACTTCAAGCGATGTGCAGGGGCCCTCAAACACTAATACGGGCCCCACTCAGCGGACTGACCACAGCAGCAAAAACGATGTGCCTGCATCTCAGGGAGCTTCTGGTTGGGGTGGAAGCACAGCTGCTACCAACCAGTCCAGCTCTGGTTGGGGAGAGCAACCCAACAACATTAAGCACCCTGTTGGCCCTAGTGGCTGGGGGAACCCCCCACCAGGAGTTCCCAACACCAACATACCCAAGAATGGTGGTCAGTCCTGGGGAGAGGAGAAATCAACTGGGTGGGATGATTCTCACAGCAAGTCAGTATCCAAGGGCTGGGGAGAACAACCGAAAAAATCCCACACCTGGGGCAACAGTGGAGCGAGCAATAATGCAGGGGACTGGGGAGAACCTGATGATAGCAAGAAGAGTCCCTCTAACCCCGACTGGGAAAACCAACGAGGATGGGGAATGTCTGCTTCAGGACCTGGAATATCtgcagctggaggaagtgggaACTGGGGTGAGTCTGCACCCCAGCGTCCCAGTGGCCCAACTCAAGGTTGGGGTGGCAAGCCTCAGGATGGGCCTTGTAGTAATAGTGGAGGAGGGGCCATGGGCTCCTGGGGTAGCTCAGGCCCAGTGAAGCAGGGTGCAAGCCGGGTTGGTAGTAAGCAGGAGCCCTCATCTGAGCCTACTGGGTGGGAAGAGCCATCTCCTCCTTCAATCCGACGCAAGATGGAGATAGATGATGGGACATCCGCTTGGGGTGACCCTGTTACCTACAATAAGTCAGTCAATTTATGGGATAGGAACAATCCAGGAATGTCCCAAGCTAAAGTTACCACAGGAGGCAATAACCCCCCAGGTTCCAGCAACAACCATCCTCACACTCACAATCACCCTTATCACGGGCCACCTGCACCTTTACAGAACCATAGCCAAAACACCCAAAACACCCAAAACACGGGCCCCGCCAGTGGTCCTATGGATCCTACAGTGCAACACCAGTCTGGGCCATCTCACAACAGGGGTCCCCTGATAGCTCAAG GTTGGGGAGAGATACCCAGCACCCACACAAAATCAGACGGCTCTTGGGGAGAACCTGCACAGTCTCCAGTCAGCCTGGATAATGGCACGTCTGCCTGGGGCAAACCTACAGGGAGCTCTGGAGGATGGGCGGATGGTAACGTGGACAACTATGGCAGGGGCAACCCAACAATGGCACCTGCATCTTGCAAACCTG CCCCTAAACCTATGCAAGACggatggggggggggaggaggCGAAGAGCTCAGCCTGTCGGGTGGTCAGTGGGATGCAGAGGAAGGAGACATGTGGAACAACACTGCGTCCCAGGAGAGCAACTCTTCCTGTAACTCGTGGGGAAATGCGTCCAAAAAAGGCCCGCAGAAG GTGAAGATCCCTGGGAAGCAGGAAGATGCCTGGATCATGAATCGCCTCATCAAACAGCTGACAGACATGGGTTTCCCT AAGGATCCAGCAGAGGAGGCTTTGAAGAGCAACAACATGAACTTGGATCAGGCCATGAGTGCCCTGCTGGAGAAGAAGACCGAGCTGGACAAGCGTGGGATGGGGATAGGCGGCCACGACTACAACAATGGTCTCATCAACAAGCCCGTGAGCTGCTCTCGACCTCCGCTTCTTTCCAAAGATCCCTCAGCAGATCCCCGCCTGCCCTTCATGGAAAAG ATGCAGAGTGGAATGTTTGGCGGTGGTGGAGCAGCACAAGCCCGGGCCATGCAGCAGCCGCAGCCGCCTCCTCAGCCGCCAGTGCCGCCTCTCAGCTCTTCTCAGCCTAGTCTACGTGCTCAAGTGCCTCAGTTTCTCTCCCCTCAG GTTCAAGCACAGCTCTTACAGTTTGCAGCAAAAAATATTGGTCTGAATCCTGCACTTTTAACCTCACCAATAAACCCTCAACATATGACCCTTCTGAATCAACTTTACCAGCTGCAACTG GCATACCAGCGTTTACAAATTCAACAGCAGATGTTGCAGGCACAGCGCAATGTTTCTGGCCCCATTCGACAACAAGAGCAGCAA GTTGCACGTACAATCAATAACATGcagcagcagatccagcagcacCAGCGTCAGCTGGCCCAGGCTCTGCTGAtgaaacagcagcaacagcagcagcccccTTCCCACTCGGGCCTCCATCCTGGTGGAGCCAAATCCACCCTGGATTCATTTCCAGGTCATCCCCAGACTCAAGGCCTCCCTGACCTGCAGACCAAAGAGCCGCAGTCATCACCTAATACCTACAGCCCGTATGCTCTCT CTGGACTGAATCCAAACatgaatgtaaactgcatggATGTTGGAAGTCTGTCAATGAAGGAACCTCCCCAACCCCAGTCGCGTCTGTCACAGTGGACACACCCCAACTCCATCGAAAGTCTCTCTGGAAACTCCTCTCCTCTGGAGTCCAACCTGGGAAAGCATG GCTCCAACCTGGGTCCTCCCGGGAAGCCCCCTCAGATGGACGACTCCTACAGCCCCTACAACCTGATGTCCAGCTCAGAGTCTCCTACCAGCCCCCTCGTCCCTCAAGACAGCTGGGGACAGGGCAAGAGCAGCAGTGACAAGATGGCCAACGGGACCAATATCAACTGGCCACCAG AGTTCTGTCCTGGGGTACCGTGGAAGGGCCTCCAGAATATCGACCCTGAGAATGACCCCAACATGACTCCGGGCAGCGTCCCCAGTGGGCCCACCATCAACACCAACATCCAAGATGTCAACCGCTACCTGCTGCGTGACAGGAGTGGTG GCTCCTCTCCCACTTCATCTCAGAATGAGGCTCTGCCTCcgtccactgattggccagtcAGTGCCTACACTAGCTCGTTCAGTCTTTCGTCCCCGGAGATGGACGATGCAG GTAAACTGTCAGAGATGAAATCTACCTGGTCTCCTGGGCCCATCTCTCACAGCCAGGCTTCTTTGTCCCACGAGCTGTGGAAGGTCCCCCAGGGCCCACGGAGCAGCAACACAGCTCCCTCCCGCCCCCCGCCTGGGCTCACCAACACAAAGCCTTCCTCCACCTGGGGAGGAAACTCTCTGGGCCTGGCCCAGGGCTGGAGCAGCTCTTACACCACAG CAGGCACCACTTGGAGTACAGACAGCTCCACCAGGACGAGCAGTTGGCTGGTTCTGAGGAACCTCACTCCACAG ATTGATGGTTCGACTCTGCGTACGCTGTGCATGCAGCACGGCCCTCTCATCACATTCCACCTCAACCTGACACAGGGAAACGCTGTGGTGCGCTACAGCTCAAAGGATGAAGCTGCCAAAGCTCAGAAGTCCCTGCACAT GTGTGTGCTTGGGAACACCACCATCCTTGCAGAGTTTGCAGGGGAAGAGGAAGTGAACCGCTTCTTTGCACAGGGCCAGTCACTTGGCGGAACAACCAGCTGGCAGGCCACTCCAGGCACCAATCAGACGAGGATGGGCGGGTCTGGGTCCGGAGCCTCTCATCCCATTGGTCACTCACCCCActggaacaacaacaataacagcGCCAGCAGCGGCAGTAGCAGCGGCCTTGGAGCAGGTGGAACGAAAAGTGGAGGGGAGTTGCTTTGGGGCGGCGTTCAGCAGTATTCCAGCCTGTGGGGTCCCCCGAGTGGAGAGGACGGTCGGGTCATGGGGAGCCCCACACCAATCAATACGCTGCTGCCTGGTGACCTGCTGAGTGGAGAGTCAATgtag